A stretch of the Lolium perenne isolate Kyuss_39 chromosome 3, Kyuss_2.0, whole genome shotgun sequence genome encodes the following:
- the LOC127342117 gene encoding uncharacterized protein, which translates to MGVDYYKVLGVDRGASDDDLKKAYRKLAMRWHPDKNPTNKKDAEAKFKQISEAYEVLSDSQKRTVYDQLGEEGLKGQPPPGAGGPSASPFYPGGGHSTSFHFNPRSADDIFAEFFGFSGPFSSMGGMGGMGGMSGGTGGMRGDPRSYGSMFGNEFLSSQFGAQSSASNMPRPSHKPASIENRLPVTLADLYKGVAKKMKISREVIDATGRVSQVEEILTIDVKPGWKKGTKITFPEKGNEAPNMIPADIVFIIEEKPHDVFTREGNDLVVTEKISLVEALTGYTVRVATLDGRILSVPVSSVIHPSYEEVIPGEGMPIPKEPNKKGNLRVKFSIKFPSRLTSDQKAGIKRLLGS; encoded by the exons atgggGGTCGACTACTACAAGGTCCTCGGCGTCGACCGCGGCGCCAGCGACGACGACCTCAAGAAGGCATACCGGAAGCTCGCCATGCGCTGGCACCCGGACAAGAACCCCACCAACAAGAAGGACGCGGAGGCAAAGTTCAAGCAGATCTCCGAGGCATACGAG GTCCTTAGCGATTCCCAGAAACGCACAGTATATGACCAGCTTGGTGAAGAAGGGTTGAAGGGACAGCCTCCCCCAGGCGCGGGAGGTCCTAGTGCATCTCCGTTCTACCCTGGCGGTGGCCATTCCACCTCATTCCACTTCAATCCGAGGAGTGCAGATGATATATTTGCCGAGTTCTTCGGATTCTCTGGGCCATTTTCAAGCATGGGTGGTATGGGTGGCATGGGGGGCATGTCGGGTGGCACTGGCGGCATGAGAGGGGACCCTAGATCCTATGGGTCAATGTTTGGCAATGAGTTCCTCTCCTCGCAATTTGGTGCGCAGAGTTCTGCAAGTAATATGCCGCGcccatcacacaagcctgcatccatTGAGAATCGGCTTCCAGTTACCCTTGCTGATTTGTACAAGGGTGTAGCCAAAAAGATGAAAATATCAAGAGAGGTCATAGATGCCACCGG GAGAGTCTCACAAGTAGAAGAAATTCTGACTATAGATGTAAAGCCCGGTTGGAAGAAGGGGACAAAGATCACCTTTCCTGAGAAGGGAAATGAAGCTCCAAACATGATACCTGCTGATATTGTTTTCATCATTGAAGAGAAGCCCCATGATGTTTTCACTAGGGAAGGAAATGATCTCGTCGTGACAGAGAAGATATCTTTGGTTGAAGCACTGACTGGATATACTGTGCGTGTTGCTACTCTTGATGGGCGTATTCTGTCTGTACCCGTTAGCTCAGTGATCCATCCTAGCTATGAAGAGGTGATCCCTGGAGAGGGCATGCCAATACCTAAGGAGCCGAATAAGAAGGGAAACCTGCGGGTTAAGTTCAGTATCAAGTTCCCTTCCAGGCTAACGTCTGATCAAAAGGCTGGGATCAAAAGGCTTTTGGGTTCTTAG